The following coding sequences are from one Loxodonta africana isolate mLoxAfr1 chromosome 18, mLoxAfr1.hap2, whole genome shotgun sequence window:
- the LHX1 gene encoding LIM/homeobox protein Lhx1 has protein sequence MVHCAGCKRPILDRFLLNVLDRAWHVKCVQCCECKCNLTEKCFSREGKLYCKNDFFRCFGTKCAGCAQGISPSDLVRRARSKVFHLNCFTCMMCNKQLSTGEELYIIDENKFVCKEDYLSNSSLAKENSLHSATTGSDPSLSPDSQDPSQDDAKDSESANVSDKEGGSNENDDQNLGAKRRGPRTTIKAKQLETLKAAFAATPKPTRHIREQLAQETGLNMRVIQVWFQNRRSKERRMKQLSALGARRHAFFRSPRRMRPLVDRLEPGELIPNGPFSFYGDYQSEYYGPGGNYDFFPQGPPSSQAQTPVDLPFVPSSGPSGTPLGGLEHPLPGHHPSTEAQRFTDILAHPPGDSPSPEPSLPGPLHSMSAEVFGPSPPFSSLSVNGGGSYGNHLSHPPEMNEAAVW, from the exons ATGGTGCACTGTGCCGGCTGCAAAAGGCCCATCCTGGACCGCTTCCTCTTGAACGTGCTGGACAGGGCCTGGCACGTCAAGTGCGTCCAGTGCTGTGAATGTAAATGCAACCTGACCGAGAAGTGCTTCTCCCGGGAGGGCAAGCTCTACTGCAAGAACGACTTTTTCCG GTGTTTCGGTACCAAATGCGCTGGCTGTGCGCAGGGCATCTCCCCCAGCGACCTGGTGCGGAGGGCGCGGAGCAAAGTGTTTCACCTGAACTGCTTCACCTGCATGATGTGTAACAAGCAACTCTCCACCGGCGAAGAGCTATACATCATTGACGAGAACAAGTTCGTCTGCAAAGAGGATTACCTAAGCAACAGCAGTCTGGCCAAAGAGAACAGCCTCCACTCGG CCACCACTGGCAGCGACCCCAGTTTGTCACCGGACTCCCAAGACCCGTCGCAGGACGACGCCAAGGACTCGGAGAGCGCCAACGTGTCGGACAAGGAAGGGGGCAGCAACGAGAATGACGACCAGAATCTAGGTGCTAAGCGGCGAGGGCCACGCACTACCATTAAAGCCAAGCAGTTGGAGACGCTGAAGGCCGCCTTCGCTGCCACGCCCAAGCCCACGCGCCACATCCGCGAGCAGCTGGCCCAAGAGACCGGCCTCAACATGCGCGTCATCCAG GTCTGGTTCCAGAACCGGCGCTccaaggaaaggagaatgaagcaaCTGAGCGCGCTGGGCGCCCGGCGCCATGCCTTCTTCCGCAGTCCGCGCCGGATGCGGCCGCTCGTGGACCGTCTGGAGCCGGGCGAACTCATTCCGAACGGGCCCTTCTCCTTCTATGGAG ATTACCAGAGCGAGTACTACGGCCCCGGGGGCAACTACGACTTCTTCCCGCAAGGCCCCCCGTCCTCGCAGGCCCAGACGCCTGTGGACCTGCCCTTTGTGCCGTCCTCCGGGCCTTCCGGGACGCCGCTGGGCGGCCTGGAGCACCCGCTGCCCGGCCACCACCCGTCGACCGAGGCTCAGCGGTTCACCGACATCCTGGCGCACCCCCCTGGGGACTCGCCCAGCCCCGAGCCCAGCCTGCCCGGGCCCCTGCACTCCATGTCGGCTGAGGTCTTCGGGCCCAGCCCACCCTTCTCATCACTGTCGGTCAATGGTGGGGGAAGCTACGGGAACCACCTGTCCCACCCCCCCGAAATGAACGAGGCAGCAGTGTGGTAG